The Acidobacteriota bacterium genome includes a region encoding these proteins:
- a CDS encoding Npt1/Npt2 family nucleotide transporter — MLSRILGPIVQLRNGESTTALLMFLYSFLAMTSYNIVKPITRSEFISSLGADNLPWVQFGAGVLIGFLMQGYTVLMKPVPQRWTIPVTQAGMAGLLLLFWFLFTTIGADWVAVAFYVLALILGILLISQFWTLANDVYDARQAKRIFGFIGGGASLGGATGAALTAFLVESIGARQMLLLSAAIMGLCFVIVTFIMKREQAAGTSDATKTGEEEGVSSGEAIQLLGSSRHLQVIALVIAFAAVGAAIIEQQLNMATAEAKGATNSDAIAAFLAQVTVYLSLIGFVIQVGLTSRIHRVMGIGFALLVLPMSLGTTAVIMLFNGALWAPGLARVLDTSLRYTVDKTSREVLFLPLPAELKYRAKPFIDVTMDRLAKGMGALLILVLIKDWGLGWTWQQLSYASLTMVGLWVATAMLARREYLRTFRRSIEQQDVAPAELRSTNLDPQSIETLVSELSHPEPRRVLYAIDLLDAMDKRHLVTPLLMAHESAEIRARTLGVAEAAGRAAADRWLPRVERALKDPDAAVRIAAVGALASLRGQAAADVMRPFLKDRDQGLAIVAASALASSAQAADVAAAEDQLRRFSSDTREQATPARLLAARALGDVANPAFRPLLVPLMYDSNVEVALAAIESAGKLGAQDFLFVPPLVSLLRNRRLKSAARHVLVGYGEPVVAPLAYFMLDREEDIWVRRHVPSTLGQLAFPSSVAALLTALEDSDGFLKFKAVSALERIRRTSPELTLDAAIITRHLHAEAGLAYSALTLHHNLFVAGGLETESLLARSLTEKHNRRLGRTFQLLGLLNSPSDIAAVRHSLDDSDPKVRSRGIEYLDNLLAGEVRKRVMILVEDMPADERIRKGNVIYRTRVRDVEDTMAQLLHDEDESIAAAAVLLVESRGMWSLADDLEHVLAHRDAKDQHMFEAASWALAAHRMPADRRRELWQEPLPSVELADRLRRLPLFEYTQVNDLFRLARLGRQARFEAGRTLYQRGEQPRTVQFLLDGMARAAGSHGVTEIAAPAPLAVEQVLEGSPMPMTVTATERLISLVLTNDEFLALLSENVELAEGLFRLMIHTNHLDVGHTLIQGAVAPELKERIATELQPVDRLLLLQSSPLLAHATAAQLWRLSAIARPVTLSSGTEALTRGGEAAILIVLGGSLRVDTADGRSATAVAGDVIGMYETLGGTRFDASVTVLSTGTALKLERDSLFELLADHTDLLQGLFSILLRRGK; from the coding sequence ATGCTCTCTCGCATCCTCGGCCCCATCGTCCAGTTGCGCAACGGCGAGTCGACCACCGCGTTGCTGATGTTCCTGTACTCGTTCCTGGCGATGACGAGTTACAACATCGTCAAGCCGATCACGCGGTCGGAGTTCATCTCGAGCCTGGGCGCCGACAACCTGCCGTGGGTGCAGTTCGGCGCCGGCGTGCTGATCGGCTTCTTGATGCAGGGCTACACGGTGCTGATGAAGCCGGTGCCGCAGCGCTGGACCATTCCCGTGACGCAGGCCGGCATGGCCGGCCTGTTGTTGCTGTTCTGGTTCCTGTTCACCACCATCGGCGCCGACTGGGTGGCGGTCGCGTTCTACGTGCTGGCGCTGATCCTGGGGATCCTGCTGATCAGCCAGTTCTGGACGCTGGCCAACGACGTCTACGATGCGCGGCAGGCCAAGCGCATCTTCGGCTTCATCGGCGGCGGCGCCAGCCTGGGCGGCGCGACCGGCGCGGCGCTGACCGCGTTCCTGGTCGAGTCGATCGGCGCCCGGCAGATGCTGCTGCTGAGCGCCGCGATTATGGGGCTGTGCTTCGTGATCGTGACCTTCATCATGAAGCGCGAGCAGGCGGCCGGCACGAGCGACGCTACCAAGACCGGCGAAGAAGAAGGGGTCAGCAGCGGTGAGGCGATCCAGCTGCTGGGATCGTCACGCCACCTGCAGGTGATCGCGCTGGTGATTGCCTTTGCCGCGGTCGGCGCGGCGATCATCGAGCAGCAGCTGAACATGGCGACCGCCGAGGCCAAGGGCGCCACCAACTCCGATGCCATCGCCGCGTTCCTGGCGCAGGTGACGGTCTACCTGTCGTTGATCGGCTTCGTGATCCAGGTCGGGCTGACCAGCCGCATCCACCGCGTGATGGGCATCGGGTTCGCGCTCCTGGTGCTGCCGATGAGCCTGGGCACCACCGCCGTGATCATGCTGTTCAACGGGGCATTGTGGGCGCCGGGCCTGGCGCGGGTGCTCGACACGTCGCTGCGCTACACCGTGGACAAGACCTCGCGCGAGGTCCTGTTCCTGCCGCTCCCAGCCGAGCTCAAATACCGCGCCAAGCCGTTTATCGACGTCACGATGGACCGGCTGGCAAAGGGTATGGGCGCCCTGCTGATCCTGGTGCTGATCAAGGACTGGGGCTTGGGCTGGACCTGGCAGCAACTGAGCTACGCCAGCCTGACGATGGTGGGGCTGTGGGTGGCCACGGCGATGCTGGCGCGCCGCGAGTACCTGCGGACCTTCCGCCGCAGCATCGAACAGCAGGACGTGGCGCCCGCGGAGTTGCGCTCGACGAACCTGGACCCACAGTCGATCGAAACCCTGGTCAGCGAGCTGTCGCACCCCGAGCCGCGCCGCGTGCTCTACGCCATTGACCTGCTCGACGCGATGGACAAGCGGCACCTGGTGACGCCGCTGCTGATGGCCCATGAGTCGGCGGAGATTCGCGCCCGCACCCTCGGCGTGGCCGAAGCGGCGGGCCGGGCGGCCGCCGATCGCTGGCTGCCGCGAGTGGAACGGGCCCTGAAGGATCCCGACGCGGCGGTGCGGATTGCGGCAGTCGGCGCACTGGCGTCGCTGCGTGGCCAGGCGGCGGCGGATGTCATGCGGCCCTTTCTCAAGGACCGCGACCAGGGCCTGGCGATTGTCGCCGCATCGGCGCTGGCGTCGAGCGCGCAGGCTGCCGACGTGGCGGCTGCGGAAGATCAGCTCCGGCGGTTCTCCAGCGACACGCGCGAGCAGGCCACGCCGGCCCGGTTGCTGGCGGCGCGGGCCCTGGGTGACGTCGCCAACCCGGCGTTCCGTCCGTTGCTGGTGCCGCTGATGTACGACTCGAACGTCGAGGTCGCGCTGGCCGCGATCGAGAGCGCCGGCAAGCTGGGCGCGCAGGACTTCCTGTTCGTGCCACCGCTGGTGTCGTTGCTGCGGAACCGGCGGCTGAAGTCGGCGGCCCGGCACGTGCTGGTCGGCTACGGCGAACCGGTGGTGGCGCCACTCGCCTATTTCATGCTCGACCGCGAAGAGGACATTTGGGTCAGGCGCCACGTGCCCTCGACGCTGGGCCAGCTCGCGTTCCCGTCATCGGTCGCCGCGTTGCTCACCGCGCTGGAGGATTCCGACGGCTTCCTGAAGTTCAAGGCGGTGTCGGCCCTCGAGCGCATTCGCCGGACCAGCCCTGAGCTCACGCTCGATGCGGCCATCATCACGCGGCACCTGCACGCCGAGGCCGGCCTTGCCTACAGCGCCCTCACGCTGCATCACAACCTGTTCGTGGCCGGGGGCCTCGAGACCGAGTCGCTGCTGGCCCGCTCGCTCACGGAGAAGCACAACCGCCGGCTGGGCCGCACGTTCCAGCTGCTGGGCCTGCTCAACTCGCCGTCGGATATTGCTGCAGTGCGGCACTCGCTCGACGACAGCGACCCAAAGGTCCGCTCGCGCGGCATCGAGTACCTCGACAACCTGCTGGCCGGCGAGGTGCGCAAGCGCGTGATGATCCTGGTCGAGGACATGCCGGCGGACGAACGCATCCGCAAGGGCAACGTCATCTACCGCACCCGCGTCCGCGACGTGGAAGACACCATGGCGCAGTTACTGCACGACGAAGACGAGTCGATTGCGGCGGCGGCCGTGCTGCTGGTCGAGTCGCGCGGCATGTGGTCGCTCGCCGACGACCTGGAACACGTGCTCGCTCACCGCGATGCCAAGGACCAGCACATGTTCGAGGCGGCGTCGTGGGCGCTGGCGGCGCACCGCATGCCGGCCGACCGGCGCCGGGAACTGTGGCAGGAACCTCTGCCCTCGGTCGAACTCGCCGATCGCCTGCGGCGGTTGCCGCTGTTCGAGTACACGCAGGTCAACGACTTGTTCCGGCTGGCGCGCCTGGGCCGCCAGGCGCGGTTCGAGGCGGGACGGACCTTGTACCAGCGCGGCGAACAGCCGCGAACAGTCCAGTTCCTGCTCGACGGAATGGCGCGCGCCGCCGGCAGCCACGGCGTGACCGAGATTGCCGCACCCGCGCCACTGGCGGTGGAACAGGTCCTCGAAGGCTCGCCCATGCCGATGACGGTGACCGCGACCGAGCGCCTCATCAGCCTGGTGCTGACCAACGACGAGTTCCTGGCGTTGTTGTCGGAGAACGTCGAACTGGCCGAGGGTCTCTTCCGGCTGATGATTCACACCAACCACCTGGACGTCGGCCATACCTTGATTCAGGGCGCGGTCGCGCCCGAGCTGAAGGAACGGATCGCGACAGAGCTGCAGCCGGTGGATCGGCTGCTGCTGCTGCAGTCGAGCCCGCTGCTGGCGCACGCGACGGCGGCGCAGCTCTGGCGGCTGTCGGCGATCGCGCGGCCCGTGACGCTCTCCAGCGGCACCGAAGCCCTGACCCGCGGCGGCGAGGCCGCCATCCTCATCGTCCTCGGCGGCTCGCTGCGGGTGGACACGGCCGACGGCCGGTCGGCGACCGCCGTGGCCGGCGACGTGATCGGCATGTACGAAACCCTCGGCGGGACACGGTTCGACGCGAGCGTGACGGTGCTGTCGACGGGGACCGCCCTCAAGCTCGAGCGCGATTCACTGTTCGAGCTACTGGCGGATCACACCGACCTGCTGCAGGGTCTGTTCTCGATCCTGCTCAGGCGCGGGAAATAG